One Glycine soja cultivar W05 chromosome 2, ASM419377v2, whole genome shotgun sequence genomic region harbors:
- the LOC114381070 gene encoding protein STRICTOSIDINE SYNTHASE-LIKE 5-like, which yields MSRLWFSTPFFVIILPVAVAALFFRLEPFDPGFLPVQLGRSTVAVPASNGHVRVGSEAMGEGHLEGPEDLAYDAAARVVYTGCEDGWIKRVTVNDSVLDSAVEDWVNTGGRPLGLTLKPNGELIVADAEKGLLRVSSEREIELLVDEYEGLKFKLTDGVDVADDGTIYFTDASHKYPVKDAVLDILEGKPNGRFFSYNPATKKTTLLAKDLYFANGVAVSADQQFVVFCESVLMICEKYYVQGPKKGTIEKFCDLPGMPDNIHYDGQGHYLIAMVTALTPELELAYRYPFIRKTFAIVTKYVGSLPISKNGGVLVVDLEGKLTAHYYDPKLSLTSAIKIGNHIYGGSIFYPFVTRFDIEKYPALPTV from the exons ATGTCTAGGTTATGGTTTTCCACACCATTCTTTGTTATCATTCTCCCCGTGGCGGTGGCTGCGCTTTTCTTCCGGCTCGAACCGTTCGATCCGGGTTTTTTGCCGGTTCAGCTGGGCCGGTCCACCGTGGCGGTTCCGGCAAGTAACGGCCACGTGCGAGTTGGATCGGAAGCTATGGGCGAGGGACACTTGGAGGGCCCCGAAGACTTGGCCTACGACGCCGCGGCACGTGTCGTCTATACTGGGTGTGAGGATGGGTGGATCAAGCGAGTCACGGTGAATGACTCGGTGCTTGACTCGGCGGTTGAAGATTGGGTCAACACAGGAGGAAGGCCACTTGGGCTAACTCTGAAGCCGAATGGTGAACTCATAGTTGCTGACGCGGAAAAG GGACTGCTGAGAGTGTCAAGTGAAAGGGAGATTGAGCTGCTGGTAGATGAGTATGAGGGCTTAAAGTTCAAACTAACAGATGGTGTTGATGTAGCAGATGATGGTACCATTTATTTCACAGATGCATCTCACAAATACCCTGTGAAAGATGCTGTGTTAGACATCTTGGAAGGGAAGCCAAATGGAAGATTCTTCAGCTATAACCCAGCAACAAAGAAGACAACCCTGCTTGCCAAAGATCTCTACTTTGCCAATGGCGTTGCAGTTTCTGCAGATCAACAATTTGTGGTCTTCTGTGAATCTGTCCT GATGATATGCGAGAAATATTACGTACAGGGCCCTAAAAAAGGAACCATAGAGAAGTTTTGTGACCTACCTGGCATGCCTGATAACATTCATTATGATGGACAAGGGCACTATTTGATTGCAATGGTCACG GCCCTTACTCCTGAATTGGAATTGGCATATAGATACCCTTTCATTAGGAAGACTTTTGCAATTGTTACAAAGTATGTAGGGAGTCTACCTATCTCGAAGAATGGAGGAGTTCTAGTCGTGGATTTAGAAGGAAAACTAACTGCACATTATTATGATCCCAAATTATCATTGACTAGTGCGATTAAAATTGGGAATCATATATATGGTGGTTCCATTTTCTACCCCTTTGTAACACGTTTTGATATTGAGAAGTACCCTGCTCTCCCCACAGTTTGA